One Rickettsia canadensis str. McKiel genomic window, TTATTTGTATTTCAAAATTACGTTTAGAGTATAAAAACTGCATTATATTATGAAGAGACTGATAGCCGTTGCTTTTTGGTCTATTGATATAATCTTTGGTATATATCCAAGTTAAATGCGGACAATTCTTAACTATGTCTAAAGCATTGTAGCATAGACTTTGAGATTTAACTATAATCCTATATGCAATTAAGTCTTTCAATGCATCAATTGGCACTTCTTTCCTTTTCATCTTTTTTAAAATAGAATAAGGGGCTTTAAGACGCATATATATCTCATTTTCTATCTCTGCTTTATTTAAATCTTCTTTAAGCAGATTAATAATATTATAAATCAAATCCCCTCTTGCTACCTAAAATTCTATATATCTCTATTTTTAGTAAAAATTACCTATAGCTTGTTAGAACTTAAATCCACACGACTGTTCATAATACTATTCAAGTAATTGATAAAATTAATTCTTTAACTAAAAATTAAAAAAGATTAATAGTAAAAATAAGATTTTTCAATATAATTGTTTAATTAATTTTAACTTAGATTAATTGAATAGCTGCTTAATAGCAATTTTACATATCATACCGTCACTTAACCCTCTGTTGAAACATTGATTATGTCATTCATGCAAAAGTAGGAATCTAGCGCAACATATAAAAAACTTATTTTTTATATGTTCATTTTAGCAAATATATTTTGTACTAATATTAAGGTTATTTCGACTTTCGCAGGCATGACATAAAGTTAAACAATAAATAAGTTGGAAAATTTATTCATAGATACCTCAGAAACACTAATGAGAACTTCAGACATTTTGTCCAATTCTCCGGTACATTCAAGCACTATATCTACGCCTGCATCTAAAACTCCTTTGGTAATATCTTTCATATTACCGTTTAAAGCTTTCATATCTATTGAATCAGAAATAATAAGTCCTTTAAAACCAATATTACTTTTAATATAATCAATAACTTTTTTTGATATGGTTGCAGGATTGCTT contains:
- a CDS encoding bifunctional (p)ppGpp synthetase/guanosine-3',5'-bis(diphosphate) 3'-pyrophosphohydrolase; protein product: MIYNIINLLKEDLNKAEIENEIYMRLKAPYSILKKMKRKEVPIDALKDLIAYRIIVKSQSLCYNALDIVKNCPHLTWIYTKDYINRPKSNGYQSLHNIMQFLYSKRNFEIQIRSEEMHKDAELGRAAHLNYKEAQDRHLKKVFDVTNDTIFSKACQMVKQFEGLEEQIVEYEKEIMHIWHTKYDEMLKWKNTAEMLIFNKE